From a region of the Actinopolymorpha singaporensis genome:
- the nuoE gene encoding NADH-quinone oxidoreductase subunit NuoE encodes MITEKTRAEMREIIARYPQPRSALLPMLHLVQSEEGFVSPDGIEVCAELLDITAAEVAAVATFYTMYKRRPVGDYHVGVCTNTLCAVMGGDQIMAGLKDHLGIGNDETTEDGKVTLEHVECNAACDFAPVVMVNWEFFDNMTPDRARKLVDDLRAGVEVEADRGARVCTWRQAERVLAGFPDGRADEGPSAGEASLAGLRVAHERGWTAGGHAAAAAPDLTTRGSTPAEATRTAAETDTTRAESESRAAEAGVGRGGEGPSSRPETPNSGAENADNAGSAGSADGEKGQR; translated from the coding sequence TTGATCACCGAGAAGACGCGCGCGGAGATGCGGGAGATCATTGCGCGCTACCCCCAGCCGCGTTCGGCGCTGCTGCCGATGCTGCACCTCGTCCAGAGCGAGGAGGGCTTCGTCAGCCCCGACGGCATCGAGGTGTGTGCCGAGCTGCTCGACATCACCGCGGCCGAGGTCGCGGCTGTGGCGACCTTCTACACGATGTACAAGCGTCGCCCGGTCGGTGACTACCACGTCGGCGTGTGCACCAACACGCTGTGCGCGGTGATGGGTGGCGACCAGATCATGGCCGGGCTGAAGGACCACCTCGGGATCGGCAACGACGAGACCACCGAGGACGGCAAGGTCACTCTCGAGCACGTCGAGTGCAACGCCGCCTGCGACTTCGCCCCCGTGGTGATGGTCAACTGGGAGTTCTTCGACAACATGACCCCCGACCGGGCCCGCAAGCTCGTCGACGACCTTCGGGCCGGCGTCGAGGTGGAGGCCGACCGGGGCGCGCGGGTGTGCACCTGGCGGCAGGCCGAGCGGGTGCTGGCCGGCTTCCCCGACGGCCGCGCGGACGAAGGTCCGTCCGCCGGTGAGGCGTCGCTGGCCGGGCTCCGGGTGGCGCACGAGCGCGGCTGGACCGCCGGTGGCCACGCCGCCGCGGCGGCGCCCGACCTGACCACCCGCGGCTCCACGCCGGCGGAGGCGACCCGGACCGCGGCCGAGACCGACACGACCCGCGCCGAGAGCGAGTCGCGGGCGGCCGAGGCCGGCGTGGGCAGAGGCGGCGAGGGCCCGAGCAGCCGGCCCGAGACGCCGAACAGCGGTGCGGAGAACGCCGACAACGCGGGTTCTGCGGGCAGCGCCGACGGTGAGAAGGGACAGCGATGA